The following are encoded together in the Cololabis saira isolate AMF1-May2022 chromosome 5, fColSai1.1, whole genome shotgun sequence genome:
- the anln2 gene encoding anillin, actin binding protein 2 isoform X6 yields the protein MEAGEENSGNVNLKRQREPLSDSEDNIHSVPAISDAQKRRRLEAAGQENRSPKPTSSERLAVLEIKPDTPIVPSVQSRVHLLTQRRDGGSHVHQRCFSDPLENKGLREQLLTEGEFSQRMERFKAPATQVSPNSTPSPSRSCPRTRSNFVSDIHQKLQCTTTPSSKEATRMRQIRDLELNQMQFQPISENAWLKRRNSDSSLTQQDPGDAEMKDGSFTETLVRDVGKPSVDIMDADLSSHDETNTAEIIDQMFEEVLECAGRIENERQLDEDGVDRDSGIGACSGGKENVETEVGKSEDVEAKEEGCDQNRKLESSGDELLTFPPAGILSPLSKSVEAVVTPLRLAAAQESNPSSLLLTPDETSTPPAESAPLYSIDAYRSQRQKKLPTIQSVTPALHRRAPDTSKLQTSVNTKEKIAGLNEEAGKLQNVMNQTLQALGCCTDEQHGRGSLEEAEAEKLLLVSCEKHAALVAEVARLRQERSSESEEAKEDTQYISQQPCRGTVSITNIQLPLKVEFVCSSHNRTGRPSHYFFVLIRYGPYNVVATPLATAADARNGDTISFSTSVTLKDIRPSFEIEVEVYSLTHASATSGSVDRATTKSRVTPRKLLNTITRSGNSLTGSAPVAINTRRTSNFSLVGSHKITLSSLGHSKFPLDKMKFEGKIRRLLGDEFQEKVPFLSPLEGNIYLQLESQSHSNIQHQGFLTKFELISGYGVWHRRYFVLEGCNMYYWNHPNERETKEADGSISLSRSLSQCVRAVKRDSCARPYTFELVSNITQQQDHDQEAFSKCWFSADTKQDRLDWMEKLSQALLDFHTWNPTQSESQHTKANSTASLRESML from the exons ATGGAGGCTGGGGAGGAAAACTCTGGCAACGTCAACTTAAAGAGGCAGAGAGAACCTCTGTCGGATTCAGAAGACAACATACACTCAGTGCCAG caatCAGTGATGCTCAGAAGCGGCGCCGTTTGGAGGCAGCTGGTCAGGAGAACCGTAGTCCTAAACCAACCTCCTCTGAACGACTGGCTGTGCTGGAGATAAAGCCAGACACACCCATAGTTCCTTCAGTCCAGTCCCGTGTTCATTTGCTCACTCAGAGAAGAGAtg GAGGATCCCATGTGCACCAGCGGTGTTTCTCGGATCCCCTTGAGAACAAGGGCCTCAGAGAGCAACTTCTCA CTGAGGGAGAATTTAGTCAACGGATGGAACGCTTTAAAGCACCAGCGACTCAGGTCAGCCCTAACTCCACGCCGAGCCCCAGCAGATCCTGTCCACGGACACGCTCCAACTTTGTGTCGGACATTCATCAGAAACTCCAGTGCACAACAACACCCAGCTCCAAGGAGGCCACACGCATGCGCCAG ATACGGGACCTGGAGTTGAACCAGATGCAGTTCCAGCCCATCAGTGAGAATGCTTGGCTGAAAAGAAGGAACTCTGATTCTTCTTTAACTCAG CAGGATCCTGGTGATGCCGAGATGAAAGATGGCAGTTTCACTGAAACCCTTGTGAGAGATGTGGGGAAGCCCTCTGTAGACATAATGG ATGCTGACCTGAGCTCTCACGATGAGACCAACACTGCTGAAATAATTGATCAGATGTTTGAGGAGGTTCTGGAGTGTGCTGGCAGGATAGAAAACGAGAGACAGCTCGATGAAGATGGAGTGGACCGTGACAGCGGTATAGGTGCTTGCTCTGGTGGCAAGGAAAATGTGGAGACGGAGGTGGGAAAGAGTGAAGACGTCGAGGCCAAAGAAGAGGGGTGTGATCAGAACAGAAAGCTTGAAAGCAGTGGGGATGAACTCCTCACTTTTCCTCCAGCTGGCATCCTCTCCCCTCTCAGCAAGTCTGTCGAAGCTGTGGTCACTCCTCTG CGACTGGCTGCAGCTCAAGAGTCTAATCCTTCATCTCTGCTGCTGACCCCAGACGAGACCAGCACTCCTCCTGCTGAATCTGCTCCCCTGTACAG CATTGACGCCTACCGCTCACAAAGGCAGAAAAAGCTGCCCACCATTCAGAGCGTCACTCCTGCGCTTCACAGACGGGCTCCAGACACATCCAAGCTTCAGACGTCCGTCAACACCAAGGAGAAAATTGCG GGTCTGAATGAAGAAGCAGGGAAACTACAAAATGTGATGAACCAGACCCTGCAAGCTCTGGGCTGCTGCACTGATGAGCAGCATGGACGAGGCTCGCTGGAGGAGGCCGAGGCCGAGAAGCTCCTGCTGGTCTCCT gtGAGAAACATGCTGCCCTGGTGGCAGAGGTGGCCAGACTGAGACAGGAAAGAAGCTCTGAGTCTGAAGAGGCTAAAGAAGACACGCAGTACATCTCCCAGCAGCCCTGCAGAGGAACTGTCAGCATTACAAACATCCAGCTGCCTCTGAAGGTGGAATTTGTCTGCTCCTCACACAACCGCACAG GTCGGCCGAGCCACTACTTCTTCGTGCTGATCCGCTATGGGCCCTACAACGTTGTTGCAACGCCACTGGCCACGGCTGCTGATGCTCGAAACGGAGACACCATCTCCTTCTCAACTTCCGTTACACT GAAGGATATTCGCCCTTCCTTTGAGATTGAAGTTGAAGTCTACAGCCTG acCCACGCGTCAGCTACCAGCGGCAGCGTGGACCGGGCCACTACTAAGTCACGG GTCACCCCCAGAAAGCTTCTGAATACCATCACG AGATCGGGCAACAGTCTGACAG GTTCGGCTCCCGTTGCCATCAACACTCGTCGCACCAGTAACTTTTCTCTGGTGGGCTCCCATAAGATCACCTTGTCCTCGCTGGGACACAGCAAATTCCCTCTCGATAAG ATGAAATTTGAAGGCAAAATCAGGAGGCTGCTTGGAGATGAGTTTCAGGAAAAG GTGCCTTTTCTCTCTCCATTAGAGGGTAACATCTACCTGCAGCTGGAGAGCCAGAGCCACTCAAATATCCAGCATCAAGGATTCCTG ACGAAGTTTGAACTAATCAGTGGTTATGGCGTCTGGCATCGCCGGTATTTCGTCctggagggatgcaacatgtaTTACTGGAACCACCCAAATGAGAGAGAAACCAAG GAAGCAGATGGCAGCATCTCGTTGTCTCGGTCTCTCAGTCAGTGTGTCAGGGCTGTCAAGAGAGATTCCTGTGCTCGACCTTACACGTTTGAGCTGGTGAGCAACATCACACAGCAGCAGGACCACGACCAGGAGGCATTTTCCAA gtGTTGGTTCTCAGCTGACACCAAACAGGACAGGCTTGACTGGATGGAGAAGCTCAGTCAGGCTCTCTTGGACTTTCACACCTGGAACCCGACCCAGTCAGAAAGTCAGCACACAAAGGCAAACAGCACTGCGAGCCTGAGGGAGAGTATGCTGTGA
- the anln2 gene encoding anillin, actin binding protein 2 isoform X5: MEAGEENSGNVNLKRQREPLSDSEDNIHSVPAISDAQKRRRLEAAGQENRSPKPTSSERLAVLEIKPDTPIVPSVQSRVHLLTQRRDGGSHVHQRCFSDPLENKGLREQLLTEGEFSQRMERFKAPATQVSPNSTPSPSRSCPRTRSNFVSDIHQKLQCTTTPSSKEATRMRQIRDLELNQMQFQPISENAWLKRRNSDSSLTQQERTPTGSSSPVSWVPRSQRRVWPPVQPWDQDPGDAEMKDGSFTETLVRDVGKPSVDIMDADLSSHDETNTAEIIDQMFEEVLECAGRIENERQLDEDGVDRDSGIGACSGGKENVETEVGKSEDVEAKEEGCDQNRKLESSGDELLTFPPAGILSPLSKSVEAVVTPLRLAAAQESNPSSLLLTPDETSTPPAESAPLYSIDAYRSQRQKKLPTIQSVTPALHRRAPDTSKLQTSVNTKEKIAGLNEEAGKLQNVMNQTLQALGCCTDEQHGRGSLEEAEAEKLLLVSCEKHAALVAEVARLRQERSSESEEAKEDTQYISQQPCRGTVSITNIQLPLKVEFVCSSHNRTGRPSHYFFVLIRYGPYNVVATPLATAADARNGDTISFSTSVTLKDIRPSFEIEVEVYSLTHASATSGSVDRATTKSRVTPRKLLNTITRSGNSLTGSAPVAINTRRTSNFSLVGSHKITLSSLGHSKFPLDKVPFLSPLEGNIYLQLESQSHSNIQHQGFLTKFELISGYGVWHRRYFVLEGCNMYYWNHPNERETKEADGSISLSRSLSQCVRAVKRDSCARPYTFELVSNITQQQDHDQEAFSKCWFSADTKQDRLDWMEKLSQALLDFHTWNPTQSESQHTKANSTASLRESML, translated from the exons ATGGAGGCTGGGGAGGAAAACTCTGGCAACGTCAACTTAAAGAGGCAGAGAGAACCTCTGTCGGATTCAGAAGACAACATACACTCAGTGCCAG caatCAGTGATGCTCAGAAGCGGCGCCGTTTGGAGGCAGCTGGTCAGGAGAACCGTAGTCCTAAACCAACCTCCTCTGAACGACTGGCTGTGCTGGAGATAAAGCCAGACACACCCATAGTTCCTTCAGTCCAGTCCCGTGTTCATTTGCTCACTCAGAGAAGAGAtg GAGGATCCCATGTGCACCAGCGGTGTTTCTCGGATCCCCTTGAGAACAAGGGCCTCAGAGAGCAACTTCTCA CTGAGGGAGAATTTAGTCAACGGATGGAACGCTTTAAAGCACCAGCGACTCAGGTCAGCCCTAACTCCACGCCGAGCCCCAGCAGATCCTGTCCACGGACACGCTCCAACTTTGTGTCGGACATTCATCAGAAACTCCAGTGCACAACAACACCCAGCTCCAAGGAGGCCACACGCATGCGCCAG ATACGGGACCTGGAGTTGAACCAGATGCAGTTCCAGCCCATCAGTGAGAATGCTTGGCTGAAAAGAAGGAACTCTGATTCTTCTTTAACTCAG CAGGAACGGACCCCCACTGGATCCTCATCACCCGTCTCATGGGTTCCTAGATCACAAAGGAGAGTTTGGCCTCCAGTGCAGCCCTGGGAT CAGGATCCTGGTGATGCCGAGATGAAAGATGGCAGTTTCACTGAAACCCTTGTGAGAGATGTGGGGAAGCCCTCTGTAGACATAATGG ATGCTGACCTGAGCTCTCACGATGAGACCAACACTGCTGAAATAATTGATCAGATGTTTGAGGAGGTTCTGGAGTGTGCTGGCAGGATAGAAAACGAGAGACAGCTCGATGAAGATGGAGTGGACCGTGACAGCGGTATAGGTGCTTGCTCTGGTGGCAAGGAAAATGTGGAGACGGAGGTGGGAAAGAGTGAAGACGTCGAGGCCAAAGAAGAGGGGTGTGATCAGAACAGAAAGCTTGAAAGCAGTGGGGATGAACTCCTCACTTTTCCTCCAGCTGGCATCCTCTCCCCTCTCAGCAAGTCTGTCGAAGCTGTGGTCACTCCTCTG CGACTGGCTGCAGCTCAAGAGTCTAATCCTTCATCTCTGCTGCTGACCCCAGACGAGACCAGCACTCCTCCTGCTGAATCTGCTCCCCTGTACAG CATTGACGCCTACCGCTCACAAAGGCAGAAAAAGCTGCCCACCATTCAGAGCGTCACTCCTGCGCTTCACAGACGGGCTCCAGACACATCCAAGCTTCAGACGTCCGTCAACACCAAGGAGAAAATTGCG GGTCTGAATGAAGAAGCAGGGAAACTACAAAATGTGATGAACCAGACCCTGCAAGCTCTGGGCTGCTGCACTGATGAGCAGCATGGACGAGGCTCGCTGGAGGAGGCCGAGGCCGAGAAGCTCCTGCTGGTCTCCT gtGAGAAACATGCTGCCCTGGTGGCAGAGGTGGCCAGACTGAGACAGGAAAGAAGCTCTGAGTCTGAAGAGGCTAAAGAAGACACGCAGTACATCTCCCAGCAGCCCTGCAGAGGAACTGTCAGCATTACAAACATCCAGCTGCCTCTGAAGGTGGAATTTGTCTGCTCCTCACACAACCGCACAG GTCGGCCGAGCCACTACTTCTTCGTGCTGATCCGCTATGGGCCCTACAACGTTGTTGCAACGCCACTGGCCACGGCTGCTGATGCTCGAAACGGAGACACCATCTCCTTCTCAACTTCCGTTACACT GAAGGATATTCGCCCTTCCTTTGAGATTGAAGTTGAAGTCTACAGCCTG acCCACGCGTCAGCTACCAGCGGCAGCGTGGACCGGGCCACTACTAAGTCACGG GTCACCCCCAGAAAGCTTCTGAATACCATCACG AGATCGGGCAACAGTCTGACAG GTTCGGCTCCCGTTGCCATCAACACTCGTCGCACCAGTAACTTTTCTCTGGTGGGCTCCCATAAGATCACCTTGTCCTCGCTGGGACACAGCAAATTCCCTCTCGATAAG GTGCCTTTTCTCTCTCCATTAGAGGGTAACATCTACCTGCAGCTGGAGAGCCAGAGCCACTCAAATATCCAGCATCAAGGATTCCTG ACGAAGTTTGAACTAATCAGTGGTTATGGCGTCTGGCATCGCCGGTATTTCGTCctggagggatgcaacatgtaTTACTGGAACCACCCAAATGAGAGAGAAACCAAG GAAGCAGATGGCAGCATCTCGTTGTCTCGGTCTCTCAGTCAGTGTGTCAGGGCTGTCAAGAGAGATTCCTGTGCTCGACCTTACACGTTTGAGCTGGTGAGCAACATCACACAGCAGCAGGACCACGACCAGGAGGCATTTTCCAA gtGTTGGTTCTCAGCTGACACCAAACAGGACAGGCTTGACTGGATGGAGAAGCTCAGTCAGGCTCTCTTGGACTTTCACACCTGGAACCCGACCCAGTCAGAAAGTCAGCACACAAAGGCAAACAGCACTGCGAGCCTGAGGGAGAGTATGCTGTGA
- the anln2 gene encoding anillin, actin binding protein 2 isoform X7: MEAGEENSGNVNLKRQREPLSDSEDNIHSVPAISDAQKRRRLEAAGQENRSPKPTSSERLAVLEIKPDTPIVPSVQSRVHLLTQRRDGGSHVHQRCFSDPLENKGLREQLLTEGEFSQRMERFKAPATQVSPNSTPSPSRSCPRTRSNFVSDIHQKLQCTTTPSSKEATRMRQIRDLELNQMQFQPISENAWLKRRNSDSSLTQDPGDAEMKDGSFTETLVRDVGKPSVDIMDADLSSHDETNTAEIIDQMFEEVLECAGRIENERQLDEDGVDRDSGIGACSGGKENVETEVGKSEDVEAKEEGCDQNRKLESSGDELLTFPPAGILSPLSKSVEAVVTPLRLAAAQESNPSSLLLTPDETSTPPAESAPLYSIDAYRSQRQKKLPTIQSVTPALHRRAPDTSKLQTSVNTKEKIAGLNEEAGKLQNVMNQTLQALGCCTDEQHGRGSLEEAEAEKLLLVSCEKHAALVAEVARLRQERSSESEEAKEDTQYISQQPCRGTVSITNIQLPLKVEFVCSSHNRTGRPSHYFFVLIRYGPYNVVATPLATAADARNGDTISFSTSVTLKDIRPSFEIEVEVYSLTHASATSGSVDRATTKSRVTPRKLLNTITRSGNSLTGSAPVAINTRRTSNFSLVGSHKITLSSLGHSKFPLDKMKFEGKIRRLLGDEFQEKVPFLSPLEGNIYLQLESQSHSNIQHQGFLTKFELISGYGVWHRRYFVLEGCNMYYWNHPNERETKEADGSISLSRSLSQCVRAVKRDSCARPYTFELVSNITQQQDHDQEAFSKCWFSADTKQDRLDWMEKLSQALLDFHTWNPTQSESQHTKANSTASLRESML, encoded by the exons ATGGAGGCTGGGGAGGAAAACTCTGGCAACGTCAACTTAAAGAGGCAGAGAGAACCTCTGTCGGATTCAGAAGACAACATACACTCAGTGCCAG caatCAGTGATGCTCAGAAGCGGCGCCGTTTGGAGGCAGCTGGTCAGGAGAACCGTAGTCCTAAACCAACCTCCTCTGAACGACTGGCTGTGCTGGAGATAAAGCCAGACACACCCATAGTTCCTTCAGTCCAGTCCCGTGTTCATTTGCTCACTCAGAGAAGAGAtg GAGGATCCCATGTGCACCAGCGGTGTTTCTCGGATCCCCTTGAGAACAAGGGCCTCAGAGAGCAACTTCTCA CTGAGGGAGAATTTAGTCAACGGATGGAACGCTTTAAAGCACCAGCGACTCAGGTCAGCCCTAACTCCACGCCGAGCCCCAGCAGATCCTGTCCACGGACACGCTCCAACTTTGTGTCGGACATTCATCAGAAACTCCAGTGCACAACAACACCCAGCTCCAAGGAGGCCACACGCATGCGCCAG ATACGGGACCTGGAGTTGAACCAGATGCAGTTCCAGCCCATCAGTGAGAATGCTTGGCTGAAAAGAAGGAACTCTGATTCTTCTTTAACTCAG GATCCTGGTGATGCCGAGATGAAAGATGGCAGTTTCACTGAAACCCTTGTGAGAGATGTGGGGAAGCCCTCTGTAGACATAATGG ATGCTGACCTGAGCTCTCACGATGAGACCAACACTGCTGAAATAATTGATCAGATGTTTGAGGAGGTTCTGGAGTGTGCTGGCAGGATAGAAAACGAGAGACAGCTCGATGAAGATGGAGTGGACCGTGACAGCGGTATAGGTGCTTGCTCTGGTGGCAAGGAAAATGTGGAGACGGAGGTGGGAAAGAGTGAAGACGTCGAGGCCAAAGAAGAGGGGTGTGATCAGAACAGAAAGCTTGAAAGCAGTGGGGATGAACTCCTCACTTTTCCTCCAGCTGGCATCCTCTCCCCTCTCAGCAAGTCTGTCGAAGCTGTGGTCACTCCTCTG CGACTGGCTGCAGCTCAAGAGTCTAATCCTTCATCTCTGCTGCTGACCCCAGACGAGACCAGCACTCCTCCTGCTGAATCTGCTCCCCTGTACAG CATTGACGCCTACCGCTCACAAAGGCAGAAAAAGCTGCCCACCATTCAGAGCGTCACTCCTGCGCTTCACAGACGGGCTCCAGACACATCCAAGCTTCAGACGTCCGTCAACACCAAGGAGAAAATTGCG GGTCTGAATGAAGAAGCAGGGAAACTACAAAATGTGATGAACCAGACCCTGCAAGCTCTGGGCTGCTGCACTGATGAGCAGCATGGACGAGGCTCGCTGGAGGAGGCCGAGGCCGAGAAGCTCCTGCTGGTCTCCT gtGAGAAACATGCTGCCCTGGTGGCAGAGGTGGCCAGACTGAGACAGGAAAGAAGCTCTGAGTCTGAAGAGGCTAAAGAAGACACGCAGTACATCTCCCAGCAGCCCTGCAGAGGAACTGTCAGCATTACAAACATCCAGCTGCCTCTGAAGGTGGAATTTGTCTGCTCCTCACACAACCGCACAG GTCGGCCGAGCCACTACTTCTTCGTGCTGATCCGCTATGGGCCCTACAACGTTGTTGCAACGCCACTGGCCACGGCTGCTGATGCTCGAAACGGAGACACCATCTCCTTCTCAACTTCCGTTACACT GAAGGATATTCGCCCTTCCTTTGAGATTGAAGTTGAAGTCTACAGCCTG acCCACGCGTCAGCTACCAGCGGCAGCGTGGACCGGGCCACTACTAAGTCACGG GTCACCCCCAGAAAGCTTCTGAATACCATCACG AGATCGGGCAACAGTCTGACAG GTTCGGCTCCCGTTGCCATCAACACTCGTCGCACCAGTAACTTTTCTCTGGTGGGCTCCCATAAGATCACCTTGTCCTCGCTGGGACACAGCAAATTCCCTCTCGATAAG ATGAAATTTGAAGGCAAAATCAGGAGGCTGCTTGGAGATGAGTTTCAGGAAAAG GTGCCTTTTCTCTCTCCATTAGAGGGTAACATCTACCTGCAGCTGGAGAGCCAGAGCCACTCAAATATCCAGCATCAAGGATTCCTG ACGAAGTTTGAACTAATCAGTGGTTATGGCGTCTGGCATCGCCGGTATTTCGTCctggagggatgcaacatgtaTTACTGGAACCACCCAAATGAGAGAGAAACCAAG GAAGCAGATGGCAGCATCTCGTTGTCTCGGTCTCTCAGTCAGTGTGTCAGGGCTGTCAAGAGAGATTCCTGTGCTCGACCTTACACGTTTGAGCTGGTGAGCAACATCACACAGCAGCAGGACCACGACCAGGAGGCATTTTCCAA gtGTTGGTTCTCAGCTGACACCAAACAGGACAGGCTTGACTGGATGGAGAAGCTCAGTCAGGCTCTCTTGGACTTTCACACCTGGAACCCGACCCAGTCAGAAAGTCAGCACACAAAGGCAAACAGCACTGCGAGCCTGAGGGAGAGTATGCTGTGA